The sequence GTACGTGGGTGGGGGGCATGTACACCACTAACTGCTGCCGCTATCTTGCTAGTAAAGGCTATCCCATCACAATCGTAACGCCAGGAAATAACAAAGACGAGATATTTCGAGTCGTGCGCGAACTGGGCGATCGCTTCGAGCAGGTGGTACTGCTGGGCTATCCGCCCTTTCTCAAAGACGCGATCGATAGCGGTAGGGAGCAAGGTATTGATTGGTCGCAGTATCGAATTAAGTTGGTGATGGCGGGGGAAGTCTTCAGCGAGGAGTGGCGCAGTTTGGTAGGCGATCGCACTGGAGCGAGCAATCCCTGCTACGACTCAGCTTCTCTGTACGGCACGGCGGATGCGGGCGTGTTGGGGAACGAAACCCCATTGAGCATTTGCATTCGTCGTTTTTTGGCCGCGCAACCTGAAGCAGCACGAGCGCTGTTTGGTGAATCGCGGCTTCCCACTCTGGTGCAATACGATCCGCGCAGCCGCTATTTCGAGACTACCAACGAAGGCACGCTGGTATTTTCGGGCGACAATGGCATTCCTTTGCTACGCTATCACATTGCCGACAATGGCGGTACGATCTGCTACGAGGAGATGTTGGAATTCCTAGCAAAGCAAGGTTTCGATCCGAGAGAGCATTTGGGCAATCGCGGCATGCGACCTCTGCCGTTTGTTTACGTGTTTGGGCGATCGCACTTCACGGTTTCCTACTTTGGTGCCAATATTTATCCCGAAAACGTGACGGTGGGACTGGAGCAACCCACTATTAGGGAATGGGTAACGGGGAAGTTCGTCCTACAGGTAAAGGAAGATAGCGACAAAAATCGATTTTTATCCGTTGTAGTCGAACTCGCGCCTGGGGTAGAGAGTAGTGAGGACAAAAGATCGGCGATCGCGGCATCTATTCAAACACAGCTATTCCGCCTCAACAGCGAATTCGCCAACTACGTTCCGCCTGAATACCAAACTCCACAAATTAC comes from Pseudanabaena sp. PCC 6802 and encodes:
- a CDS encoding phenylacetate--CoA ligase family protein → MQYAQIERSLAALQTFFHTPLDEILARSPVRADAENAVLALFHKVATSVPAYQAFLAEHGIDPKEIQSFEQFTSLPLVDKDNYLRRYQLEELCYDGKLVNCDTIAVSSGSTGKPSFWPRFVTDELQIATRFEQIFHDSFEADRRSTLAVICFALGTWVGGMYTTNCCRYLASKGYPITIVTPGNNKDEIFRVVRELGDRFEQVVLLGYPPFLKDAIDSGREQGIDWSQYRIKLVMAGEVFSEEWRSLVGDRTGASNPCYDSASLYGTADAGVLGNETPLSICIRRFLAAQPEAARALFGESRLPTLVQYDPRSRYFETTNEGTLVFSGDNGIPLLRYHIADNGGTICYEEMLEFLAKQGFDPREHLGNRGMRPLPFVYVFGRSHFTVSYFGANIYPENVTVGLEQPTIREWVTGKFVLQVKEDSDKNRFLSVVVELAPGVESSEDKRSAIAASIQTQLFRLNSEFANYVPPEYQTPQITLASMGDPEYFPAGVKHRYTRA